One stretch of Planococcus sp. PAMC 21323 DNA includes these proteins:
- a CDS encoding putative polysaccharide biosynthesis protein, producing the protein MNNEGTMKSFMKGAVLLTIAGFIVKLLSAIYRVPFQNLVGDQGFYIYQQVYPFVAIFGIWTSYGFAVAISKLLADNHQSAHRAILRIAFIYVAAISITVFVLLFFGAEMLASWMGDAKLDSLLKVGAFAVLLMAPLAILKGFFQSRNDMAPVAYAQVIEQGLRVSVILIGTWIVISRGFSLYAAGQMAMLGAVAGGFGAVMLLLLYFRRHSSFFKQHSSVQTWSVIKEMTAISLSVSMSSLILVLFQLVDSFTVFRLLEESGFARMTAMEQKGIYDRGQPLVQFGILIATSLTLAIVPLVARTSRNTTGRSADMYARLAFRVSFLFAFAAAVGLTFVMPYVNETLFQTREQSWTLIIFSWQIVWMSLLLIMTAMLHGLGKVRVPAVLLILGLVVKVICNLLLLPVWGVAGAAVAGNIGLAVIVCGLLIYFKKVWSLQFASLSYYCWLTGAALAMSAVVLGWSLIAEGYLFDGLSSRSSAAFTTMTAIPLGAFLFMIIIGKSRIITEKEWYIIPFGRKLAKFQLAINSKKKGEKR; encoded by the coding sequence TTGAACAATGAAGGCACAATGAAGTCGTTTATGAAAGGTGCAGTCTTGCTAACGATTGCGGGATTTATCGTTAAATTGCTCAGTGCTATTTACCGAGTGCCTTTTCAAAACCTTGTCGGAGACCAAGGCTTTTATATTTATCAGCAAGTGTATCCGTTTGTCGCCATTTTCGGCATATGGACTTCTTACGGTTTTGCCGTGGCGATTTCCAAATTATTAGCAGACAACCATCAGTCGGCGCACCGGGCAATTTTACGCATTGCATTTATTTATGTAGCAGCTATTTCTATTACAGTATTTGTTTTATTGTTTTTCGGTGCTGAGATGCTCGCCAGTTGGATGGGTGATGCGAAATTAGATAGCTTACTTAAAGTCGGGGCATTTGCGGTTTTATTGATGGCACCGCTCGCGATATTAAAAGGCTTTTTTCAATCACGCAATGATATGGCACCCGTTGCCTATGCTCAAGTAATCGAGCAAGGCTTACGCGTCTCGGTTATATTGATTGGAACGTGGATTGTGATCTCGCGGGGCTTTTCTCTGTATGCAGCAGGTCAAATGGCCATGCTCGGTGCTGTTGCGGGTGGTTTTGGAGCAGTGATGTTGTTATTGCTGTATTTTCGTCGTCATTCTAGTTTTTTCAAACAGCATTCATCAGTTCAAACTTGGTCAGTGATTAAAGAAATGACCGCAATTAGTTTGAGTGTCAGCATGAGTTCGTTAATTTTGGTGCTCTTTCAGTTAGTAGATTCGTTTACGGTATTTCGATTGCTAGAAGAAAGTGGCTTTGCTCGAATGACGGCCATGGAACAGAAAGGAATATATGATCGTGGTCAGCCGTTGGTGCAATTTGGTATTTTGATCGCCACTTCGCTTACTTTAGCGATTGTTCCGTTAGTGGCGCGGACCTCTCGGAATACAACTGGTAGGTCGGCCGACATGTATGCCCGTTTAGCCTTTCGCGTGTCGTTTTTATTTGCGTTTGCTGCTGCGGTTGGACTCACTTTCGTTATGCCATATGTCAATGAAACCTTATTTCAAACGCGCGAACAGTCATGGACGTTAATCATTTTTAGTTGGCAAATTGTATGGATGTCTTTACTTCTTATTATGACAGCGATGCTTCATGGACTTGGAAAGGTGAGAGTTCCAGCTGTATTGCTCATATTGGGGTTAGTGGTAAAAGTTATTTGCAACTTGTTGTTATTGCCAGTTTGGGGAGTAGCGGGAGCTGCTGTTGCCGGAAATATCGGTCTGGCCGTAATCGTTTGCGGTTTACTCATCTATTTTAAAAAAGTATGGTCACTTCAATTTGCATCTCTTTCTTACTATTGTTGGCTTACGGGAGCTGCACTGGCAATGTCTGCTGTAGTGTTAGGGTGGTCGCTAATAGCTGAAGGCTATTTATTTGATGGCTTATCGAGCCGCTCCAGCGCTGCATTTACCACCATGACAGCCATTCCACTCGGCGCATTCCTATTTATGATCATCATCGGAAAAAGCCGAATCATTACAGAGAAAGAATGGTACATCATTCCATTTGGTCGCAAGCTGGCCAAATTCCAATTAGCAATAAACTCAAAGAAAAAAGGTGAAAAGCGATGA
- the mazG gene encoding nucleoside triphosphate pyrophosphohydrolase, whose translation MNTIHIIGLGAGDLDQLPLGVYKKLKASTNLYVRTEDHPVLTELAEEGVTFTSFDSVYEKHDSFSPVYAEIAETLIYLSVGKSVIYAVPGHPLVAEQTVQNLIAAEKQGRCHLSIEGGHSFLDSLFGALRIDPIEGFQLMDGTEMTSDQVNMTQHLLIAQVYDSFSASEVKLTLMEKYPDDYPVTIVTAAGSANEVLRTVPLHELDRVAEVTNLTTIYVPPAAEQTERLKEWQTFRSVIAKLRSPEGCPWDREQTHESLSPHLIEEAHELLQAIQEENDEAIVEELGDVLLQVFLHAQIGQDNGYFQIEDVLESINAKMIRRHPHVFGEVSVEDSEQVIANWQEIKAQEKPLKDSLLEGQERFSSSLTTSFNYQKKAAKVGFTWRDAASAWDKFHEELQEFQEEIANGSKARQLDELGDLLFTLVNLARFFDLSPEEAMMQANRKFQSRFYYVEQQVKQGTGDFSDYSLEQLDAFWNQAKLLARKED comes from the coding sequence ATGAATACTATTCACATAATCGGTCTTGGAGCCGGAGATCTAGATCAATTGCCGCTCGGCGTTTATAAAAAACTAAAGGCCTCAACAAATTTATATGTGCGGACAGAGGACCATCCGGTGTTAACAGAGTTAGCAGAAGAAGGCGTAACGTTTACAAGTTTTGACAGTGTGTATGAAAAACACGACAGCTTTAGCCCAGTGTATGCAGAAATTGCCGAAACTTTAATCTACTTGTCTGTTGGAAAATCGGTCATTTATGCTGTGCCAGGTCACCCGTTAGTGGCAGAACAAACGGTACAAAATTTGATAGCAGCTGAAAAACAAGGACGCTGCCACTTGTCGATTGAAGGCGGGCATAGCTTTTTGGATTCTTTGTTCGGCGCACTTCGCATCGATCCAATCGAAGGGTTTCAATTAATGGATGGCACTGAGATGACGAGCGATCAAGTAAATATGACGCAGCATTTACTAATTGCTCAAGTATACGATAGCTTTAGTGCATCTGAAGTAAAGCTAACGCTTATGGAAAAGTATCCAGACGACTACCCGGTGACAATCGTTACGGCAGCGGGGTCAGCAAACGAAGTATTACGTACCGTACCGCTTCATGAATTGGATCGCGTGGCGGAAGTTACTAATTTAACGACAATTTATGTGCCACCAGCAGCAGAACAAACCGAGCGACTAAAAGAGTGGCAAACGTTCCGCAGCGTTATCGCGAAGCTACGAAGCCCTGAAGGTTGTCCGTGGGACCGTGAGCAGACGCATGAGTCGTTGAGTCCACATTTAATCGAAGAAGCACACGAATTGCTTCAAGCGATTCAAGAAGAAAATGATGAAGCCATTGTCGAGGAGTTGGGCGATGTCTTATTGCAAGTATTTTTACACGCCCAAATTGGTCAAGATAACGGCTATTTCCAAATAGAAGATGTACTTGAATCCATTAACGCAAAAATGATTCGTCGTCATCCTCACGTGTTCGGGGAGGTATCAGTTGAAGATTCCGAGCAAGTGATCGCCAATTGGCAAGAAATTAAAGCGCAGGAAAAACCGCTAAAAGATTCATTGTTAGAAGGACAAGAACGATTTAGCTCTTCATTGACAACCTCGTTTAATTATCAAAAAAAGGCGGCGAAAGTTGGTTTTACTTGGCGGGACGCTGCATCTGCTTGGGATAAATTCCATGAAGAATTGCAGGAGTTCCAAGAAGAAATAGCGAATGGTTCTAAAGCTCGCCAATTAGATGAATTGGGCGATTTACTGTTTACATTAGTGAATCTTGCGAGGTTCTTTGATTTGTCACCCGAAGAAGCTATGATGCAAGCGAATCGTAAATTCCAAAGTCGTTTTTATTATGTCGAACAGCAAGTAAAGCAAGGAACCGGTGATTTTAGTGATTATTCGTTAGAGCAGTTAGATGCATTTTGGAACCAAGCCAAATTATTGGCAAGAAAGGAAGACTAA
- a CDS encoding RNA-binding S4 domain-containing protein: MRLDKFLKVSRLIKRRTLAKQVADQGRITVNGNKAKASSVIKENDELQIRFGQKVVTVRVDMLKEVAKKEDTVNMYTILSEEKLEKVEPEFIDDEA, encoded by the coding sequence ATGAGACTCGATAAATTTCTAAAAGTATCGCGCTTGATTAAGCGTCGAACTTTAGCTAAGCAAGTAGCGGACCAAGGACGTATTACGGTAAACGGCAATAAAGCAAAAGCAAGTTCAGTGATAAAAGAAAATGATGAGCTGCAAATTCGCTTTGGTCAAAAAGTTGTTACAGTCCGCGTTGATATGTTGAAAGAAGTCGCGAAAAAAGAAGATACAGTTAACATGTACACGATTTTGAGTGAAGAAAAACTAGAAAAAGTAGAACCTGAATTTATTGATGATGAAGCGTAA
- a CDS encoding D-alanyl-D-alanine carboxypeptidase family protein, with translation MRLLKKSLNKKIGLVVATLLLALTLMPGSSNATSSFKDVTSFKEEVDFLSGLGIIKGFPDGSFKPAAAITRLDAVRMILRELDDKDTVGRDPGFADVTPDTPGYDEVAKAVKLGFIEGKETTEGVKYFDPKGQLTRAEMAKILTLAYQLKEDKKISFIDVHSSYWANAYISRLATAGVTNGYPGGTFKPNESLQRQHFAAFMARLLAPEKFPVAPKTPEKQVTYVTIDQLNMRSKPSVSGLIIGSIPKGGKVEYMSKEGTWYKVKYGSKAGWVNSAYLSNSSSLKTAYPAPSNKTPGTYAAGILIVNKQYGLPSNYNPGVNKLAQKAIDAMVLEAKKQEVGLTAFSTFRSYNRQKELYNNYVRKNGVAEANRFSAKPGYSEHQTGLAFDLGGSNQSQWLKESFAATKEGKWLAANAHQYGFILRYPKGKEKITGYMYEPWHYRYIGSELAPKVKNSGKTLEEYVNVAGK, from the coding sequence ATGAGATTGCTGAAAAAATCACTAAACAAGAAGATTGGGTTAGTAGTTGCCACATTATTATTGGCTTTAACGCTAATGCCTGGGTCAAGCAATGCTACAAGCTCTTTTAAAGACGTGACAAGCTTTAAAGAAGAAGTCGATTTTCTATCAGGGTTAGGCATCATCAAAGGGTTTCCGGATGGTAGTTTTAAGCCAGCAGCTGCGATTACACGTTTAGACGCTGTCCGTATGATTTTGCGTGAATTAGATGATAAAGATACTGTAGGCAGAGACCCTGGTTTTGCAGACGTAACACCTGATACACCGGGATATGACGAAGTGGCCAAAGCGGTGAAATTAGGTTTTATCGAAGGAAAAGAAACGACAGAAGGCGTAAAATATTTTGATCCAAAAGGTCAATTAACTCGTGCAGAAATGGCAAAGATTTTAACGCTAGCCTACCAATTAAAAGAGGATAAGAAAATTTCTTTTATCGATGTCCACTCTTCTTATTGGGCTAATGCTTATATTAGCCGTTTAGCAACAGCAGGTGTGACGAACGGATATCCTGGTGGAACATTCAAACCAAACGAATCTTTGCAACGCCAGCATTTCGCGGCATTTATGGCGCGTCTTTTAGCTCCTGAAAAATTCCCGGTGGCTCCAAAGACACCTGAGAAGCAGGTAACTTATGTAACCATTGATCAATTAAATATGCGTTCAAAACCAAGTGTCAGCGGTTTGATTATTGGCTCGATCCCTAAAGGGGGAAAAGTTGAATACATGAGCAAAGAAGGCACTTGGTATAAAGTGAAATATGGCAGCAAGGCGGGGTGGGTCAATTCAGCTTATTTGAGCAATTCATCAAGTCTCAAAACAGCTTACCCAGCACCATCAAATAAGACACCCGGAACTTATGCAGCGGGCATCTTAATTGTAAATAAACAATATGGTCTACCGTCTAATTATAATCCAGGCGTCAACAAACTGGCGCAAAAGGCCATAGATGCTATGGTTCTTGAGGCGAAAAAGCAAGAGGTTGGGTTGACTGCTTTTAGTACGTTTCGGTCGTATAATCGTCAAAAAGAACTTTATAATAATTACGTACGTAAGAACGGAGTAGCAGAAGCCAATCGCTTTAGTGCAAAGCCTGGTTATAGTGAACATCAAACGGGCTTAGCATTCGATTTGGGTGGCAGCAATCAATCGCAATGGCTGAAAGAATCGTTTGCTGCAACAAAAGAAGGGAAATGGCTTGCAGCGAATGCTCATCAGTACGGATTTATTCTGCGGTACCCTAAAGGCAAAGAAAAAATTACCGGTTATATGTATGAACCTTGGCATTACCGTTATATAGGATCTGAATTGGCGCCTAAAGTGAAAAATAGTGGCAAGACTTTAGAAGAATACGTGAATGTTGCTGGCAAATAA
- the argF gene encoding ornithine carbamoyltransferase, with protein MTMTIPFAPSIVQEDFLSLKDYSTTELMDLLNLAIELKKPENKQLPLLKGKVLGMIFEKSSTRTRVSFEAGMLQLGGHAMFLSSQDTQLGRGETIADTGRVLSGYLDGLMIRTYHQSTVQELADSSSIPVINGLTDDYHPCQVMADLMTMLEHFGTLKGKKMAYIGDGNNMANSLMIGAAKVGMDISIASPAAYAPTPEMVALAKDIAQYTGSTIEITDSPEKAVMGSDAVYTDVWASMGQEQETIERLEHFQGFQVNEELIKHANPDFIFMHCLPAHREEEVTTAILEGSHSVIFQQSENRLHAQKAVLVALMGDK; from the coding sequence ATGACGATGACGATTCCATTTGCCCCATCGATTGTTCAAGAAGACTTTTTGTCGCTAAAAGATTACAGCACAACTGAATTGATGGATTTACTGAATCTAGCGATTGAATTGAAAAAACCAGAAAACAAACAGTTGCCATTGTTAAAAGGAAAAGTACTCGGAATGATTTTCGAAAAATCTTCTACTCGTACGCGCGTTTCATTTGAAGCGGGAATGCTTCAGCTTGGAGGTCACGCTATGTTTTTGAGTTCGCAAGATACGCAACTCGGACGCGGTGAAACCATTGCCGATACGGGACGGGTTTTATCCGGTTATTTGGACGGGTTGATGATTCGTACATATCACCAATCAACAGTTCAAGAACTAGCAGATTCTAGCTCTATTCCGGTCATCAATGGCTTAACAGACGATTATCACCCATGCCAAGTGATGGCTGATTTAATGACGATGCTCGAGCATTTCGGCACCTTAAAAGGTAAGAAAATGGCCTATATTGGAGACGGCAATAATATGGCCAATTCGTTAATGATTGGCGCAGCTAAAGTTGGCATGGACATTAGCATTGCTTCACCTGCCGCCTATGCCCCGACACCAGAAATGGTTGCTTTAGCAAAAGATATTGCACAATACACAGGTTCGACTATTGAAATTACGGATAGTCCGGAAAAAGCGGTAATGGGCAGTGATGCTGTTTATACAGACGTTTGGGCGAGCATGGGGCAAGAACAAGAAACCATTGAGCGCCTCGAACATTTCCAAGGATTTCAAGTAAACGAAGAACTCATTAAACATGCCAATCCTGACTTTATCTTTATGCATTGTCTGCCTGCTCATCGCGAGGAAGAAGTGACTACCGCTATTTTAGAAGGCTCTCATTCGGTCATTTTCCAGCAATCTGAAAACCGTTTGCACGCACAAAAAGCTGTGCTTGTGGCATTAATGGGAGATAAATAA
- a CDS encoding carbamoyl phosphate synthase large subunit, with protein sequence MPKQQQIKKVLVIGSGAIVIGQAAEFDYSGTQACVALKEEGVEVILINNNPATIMTDKSISDTVYFEPLTLDSVTAIIEKERPDGLLATVGGQTALNLAMSLSDSGILTKYDVTLLGTDMKAIKQAEDREQFRSLMNQLGEPVPDSDIIYSIEGALEFANSAGYPLIVRPAYTLGGFGGGIAQDEKTYIDLVKQGLSASPIKQCLVEISIAGYKEIEYEVMRDADGTCITICNMENFDPVGVHTGDSIVVAPSQTLNDQDFHMLRSSSIHIIKALGIIGACNVQFALHPETSAYYLIEVNPRVSRSSALASKATGYPIAKIAAKLALGYQLAELKNPVTGTTFASFEPALDYVAVKIPRWPFDQFPQIERKLGTQMKATGEVMAIERSMEAAMQKAIRSLELPIDGFRLPALNQLSTESLCELAIEADDRRLFVLFELLVRGKSIDFLHGLTGITPYFLWVMNNIVEEWQKLQQTDWNNMTRARLLQAKTLGFSDQQLADLWNVSCSEVWGQRRLWQVTPAYRMIDTCAAEFSSNTNYFYSSWQGASDLIRPHHKKKVAVIGSGPIRIGQGIEFDYCCVHSVLAAQKLGYEAIMINNNPETVSTDYEIADALYFEPITPEDILNVLDFEGINQVILQFGGQTSLNVAAALESAGITVLGSTVDLLDQMEDRDRFYAFLESIGLPTIPGKTALNAADVMPAAHSLGFPVLLRPSYVIGGRGMLVLANEKELTDWLQQTTMAFPVLVDHFVTGKEVEADILTDGENVWVSAIFEHVEGTGVHSGDSISITPPVSLSERALQELTETAKHIAKNMDYTGLFNIQFVYEGDQLFVMEINPRASRTAPISSKITDVPLVKHATALLLGVPFEELAIEESFNGQPEYTVKAPVFSHIKLPGLSPVLSPEMMSTGEVIGSSSDLDLALAKALVGASVQLADLTTGGTLFVAESSIDQVDSALWKTLGHELVTRSTQSFDDWLQTENKKAYIDFSPDPDSTNAKQAAIHRLHVWTRFETMAAFNGGFTSTLFPKGVLAK encoded by the coding sequence ATGCCTAAGCAACAACAGATAAAAAAAGTATTGGTCATTGGCTCTGGCGCTATTGTCATCGGACAAGCAGCGGAGTTCGATTACTCTGGCACGCAAGCTTGTGTCGCGTTAAAAGAAGAAGGCGTGGAAGTCATCTTAATTAACAATAACCCTGCAACGATTATGACCGATAAATCGATTTCCGATACAGTCTATTTCGAACCACTAACTTTGGATAGCGTCACGGCCATTATCGAAAAAGAACGACCGGATGGATTGCTTGCAACTGTTGGCGGACAAACTGCTTTAAACTTAGCGATGTCTTTATCTGATTCAGGTATTTTAACGAAATATGACGTTACGTTACTTGGTACCGATATGAAAGCCATCAAACAAGCGGAAGATCGTGAACAATTCCGCTCTTTGATGAATCAGCTAGGCGAGCCTGTTCCTGATAGTGATATTATTTATTCAATTGAAGGTGCTTTGGAATTTGCGAATTCTGCGGGCTATCCCCTCATCGTGCGCCCAGCTTATACGCTTGGCGGCTTTGGGGGTGGGATTGCTCAAGATGAAAAAACGTATATCGACTTAGTAAAACAAGGGTTGAGTGCTAGTCCTATTAAGCAATGCTTAGTTGAAATTAGTATCGCGGGCTATAAAGAAATCGAGTACGAGGTAATGCGTGACGCAGACGGCACTTGTATTACGATTTGCAATATGGAAAACTTCGATCCTGTCGGGGTGCATACGGGTGACTCGATTGTCGTGGCGCCTAGTCAAACCTTAAACGATCAAGATTTCCATATGTTACGTAGCTCCTCGATTCATATCATTAAAGCGCTTGGCATTATCGGTGCGTGTAATGTGCAGTTCGCCTTGCACCCTGAAACTTCGGCTTATTATTTAATCGAAGTTAACCCGCGCGTCAGTCGCTCTTCTGCTCTCGCTTCAAAAGCAACTGGTTATCCGATTGCTAAAATTGCGGCGAAGTTGGCACTTGGCTATCAATTAGCCGAATTAAAAAACCCAGTGACGGGTACAACATTTGCTAGTTTTGAACCAGCGCTTGATTATGTAGCAGTGAAAATTCCGCGTTGGCCGTTTGATCAATTCCCGCAAATCGAGCGAAAGCTTGGCACACAAATGAAAGCTACTGGTGAAGTGATGGCGATTGAACGCAGCATGGAAGCGGCAATGCAAAAAGCGATTCGTTCACTCGAGTTACCAATTGATGGCTTCCGCTTACCCGCTCTTAACCAGTTATCGACAGAAAGTTTATGCGAATTAGCTATCGAAGCAGATGATCGCCGCCTATTCGTACTTTTCGAGTTATTGGTTCGTGGCAAGTCGATTGATTTTTTACACGGCCTCACTGGCATTACCCCCTACTTCTTATGGGTGATGAACAATATCGTTGAAGAATGGCAGAAACTTCAACAAACCGATTGGAACAATATGACACGCGCACGTTTACTTCAGGCGAAGACTTTAGGTTTTAGCGATCAGCAATTAGCGGATTTATGGAATGTCTCTTGCTCTGAAGTTTGGGGACAACGCAGGCTTTGGCAAGTAACTCCTGCATATCGCATGATCGATACGTGCGCTGCTGAGTTTTCGTCAAATACCAATTATTTTTATTCGAGTTGGCAAGGTGCTTCAGATCTTATTCGACCTCATCACAAGAAAAAAGTAGCGGTCATTGGATCGGGGCCAATTCGTATTGGTCAAGGTATCGAATTTGATTATTGTTGCGTTCATAGTGTTTTAGCCGCTCAAAAATTGGGCTATGAAGCGATTATGATCAATAACAATCCTGAAACTGTTAGTACTGATTATGAAATAGCAGACGCGCTGTATTTTGAGCCAATTACACCAGAAGATATTTTGAATGTCTTGGACTTTGAAGGCATCAATCAAGTTATTCTCCAATTTGGCGGACAAACTTCACTAAATGTAGCGGCTGCTTTGGAAAGCGCAGGCATTACAGTTCTCGGCTCAACAGTTGATTTACTAGATCAAATGGAAGACCGTGATCGTTTTTACGCATTTTTGGAATCTATCGGCTTACCAACCATTCCAGGTAAAACAGCACTTAATGCCGCTGACGTGATGCCAGCAGCTCACTCACTCGGCTTCCCGGTGTTATTGCGCCCTTCTTATGTCATCGGTGGGCGCGGCATGCTTGTGTTAGCAAATGAGAAAGAATTAACTGACTGGTTGCAACAAACGACAATGGCATTCCCTGTATTGGTTGATCATTTTGTTACTGGTAAGGAAGTTGAAGCGGACATTTTGACAGATGGTGAAAATGTTTGGGTATCAGCTATTTTCGAACACGTTGAAGGAACTGGTGTTCATTCGGGTGATAGCATCTCGATTACCCCACCGGTCTCATTATCAGAACGCGCGTTGCAAGAACTAACTGAAACAGCGAAACACATTGCCAAAAACATGGACTATACAGGCTTATTTAATATCCAATTTGTTTACGAAGGCGACCAATTATTCGTCATGGAAATCAACCCGCGGGCTTCACGTACCGCTCCAATCAGCTCAAAAATAACGGATGTACCACTTGTGAAACACGCTACAGCTTTATTATTAGGTGTACCGTTCGAAGAACTTGCCATTGAAGAAAGTTTCAACGGACAACCTGAATATACCGTAAAAGCTCCGGTTTTCTCGCATATTAAATTGCCAGGCTTGTCTCCTGTACTGTCACCCGAAATGATGTCGACAGGTGAAGTGATTGGATCTAGTTCAGATTTAGATTTGGCGTTAGCAAAAGCGCTAGTCGGTGCTTCTGTTCAATTGGCTGACCTAACGACAGGCGGAACATTGTTTGTCGCAGAATCATCAATTGATCAAGTCGACAGCGCTTTATGGAAAACGCTTGGACACGAGCTTGTCACTAGAAGCACTCAGTCTTTTGACGACTGGTTACAAACAGAAAATAAAAAAGCATATATCGATTTTTCTCCTGACCCGGACAGTACAAATGCTAAGCAGGCCGCAATCCACCGTCTTCACGTGTGGACACGCTTTGAAACGATGGCTGCGTTTAACGGCGGCTTTACATCTACCTTATTCCCGAAAGGAGTGCTTGCAAAATGA
- a CDS encoding carbamoyl phosphate synthase small subunit — MSGVITLSNGKTFKGQWHGKASAIQGEIVFFTGMTGYEEVLTDPSYKGQIVVFSYPLIGQYGIESLYAQSDLIQAAGIIVANLYEGPLCKDAISLAEFADTHHIPILSGVDTRSIIQSIRDSGTMQSQLLHNTLSELAWESVQTHFFLATQSDQELQTIGTGMTHIGLIDFHYKSSILKQLLLLDCKVTIIPYATSTEQLDRFELDGLLFSNGPGDPAALQSLFPIYRDWAERYPSFGICLGHQVLASAFGAKTAKLAYGHRGANHPVMNMQTKRVSMSSQNHSYVVENDSLTQTPFSALYKNVNDDSIEGLIHDTLPITTVQFHPEAAPGPTDHLELFQHFLNVAKQQEGVKVHA; from the coding sequence ATGTCAGGAGTCATCACACTATCAAATGGAAAAACATTTAAAGGTCAGTGGCACGGTAAAGCTTCTGCTATTCAAGGAGAAATTGTCTTTTTCACAGGCATGACCGGTTATGAAGAAGTTTTAACAGATCCATCGTATAAAGGACAAATCGTCGTGTTTTCCTATCCTTTAATTGGACAATATGGAATCGAATCGCTTTATGCACAATCAGATCTTATTCAAGCGGCTGGAATTATAGTTGCGAACTTATATGAAGGACCTCTTTGCAAAGATGCCATTTCACTCGCTGAGTTTGCCGATACCCACCACATACCAATTTTAAGCGGTGTTGATACGCGCTCTATTATCCAAAGCATTCGCGATTCCGGTACGATGCAATCGCAATTGCTACACAACACTTTGTCCGAACTAGCTTGGGAATCCGTGCAAACACATTTTTTCCTTGCTACTCAATCAGATCAAGAACTCCAAACCATCGGAACTGGTATGACACATATTGGCTTGATTGATTTTCATTATAAGTCGTCCATTTTAAAACAATTGTTATTACTCGATTGCAAAGTAACCATTATTCCTTATGCAACTTCGACAGAACAGCTGGATCGCTTCGAGCTTGATGGCCTATTATTTTCAAATGGTCCTGGAGACCCCGCAGCTCTCCAATCACTGTTTCCAATCTACCGCGACTGGGCAGAGCGCTATCCGAGTTTCGGTATTTGTCTCGGCCACCAAGTACTGGCTTCTGCGTTTGGTGCGAAAACCGCAAAACTCGCTTATGGCCACCGCGGAGCCAATCACCCTGTAATGAATATGCAGACAAAACGTGTCAGCATGAGTTCACAAAATCATAGCTATGTCGTCGAAAACGATAGCCTTACACAAACACCTTTTTCGGCTCTTTATAAAAACGTCAACGATGACAGTATCGAAGGACTTATTCACGACACTTTACCGATTACCACCGTTCAATTTCATCCAGAAGCAGCACCAGGTCCAACTGACCACCTTGAATTATTCCAACACTTTCTAAACGTAGCCAAGCAGCAAGAAGGAGTGAAAGTCCATGCCTAA
- a CDS encoding FtsB family cell division protein: MSLKRDNKADKREVTSIRNDYVRSVEIEEKRKSAHKVRLMRRLAVFGFVVLMATIWIGSTIYAQTQTISEKAQLREEALLELEKVEKQQNQLEEQILLLNDEEYLAKLARKDYFLSEEGEIIFTTPHDEKKDKEKPSEKE; encoded by the coding sequence ATGAGTTTGAAGAGAGATAACAAAGCTGATAAGCGCGAAGTCACCTCAATTCGCAATGACTATGTCCGTTCGGTTGAAATCGAAGAAAAGCGTAAATCTGCTCATAAAGTACGATTAATGAGAAGGTTGGCAGTATTTGGGTTCGTGGTTTTGATGGCAACTATTTGGATTGGGTCAACTATTTATGCGCAAACACAAACCATTTCTGAAAAAGCGCAGCTTCGTGAAGAAGCGCTGTTAGAGCTTGAAAAAGTGGAAAAGCAACAAAATCAGCTAGAAGAACAAATTTTGCTACTGAATGATGAAGAATATTTGGCTAAATTAGCGCGCAAAGATTATTTCTTATCAGAAGAAGGAGAAATCATTTTTACTACGCCACATGATGAAAAAAAAGATAAAGAAAAGCCATCAGAAAAAGAGTAG
- a CDS encoding S1 domain-containing RNA-binding protein, with the protein MSIEVGSKLEGKVTGITNFGAFVQLPTGATGLVHISEVADNYVKDINDHLKVGEMVEVKVMNVEADGKIGLSIRKAKPQPEGGTERPQRPRPSNNRSFDRAPKENFETKMAKFLKDSEENMTTLKRATESKRGGRGAKRG; encoded by the coding sequence ATGTCGATTGAAGTAGGCAGCAAGTTAGAAGGTAAAGTCACAGGTATTACAAACTTTGGAGCATTTGTTCAGCTTCCAACTGGTGCAACAGGCCTCGTGCATATAAGTGAAGTAGCCGACAACTACGTTAAGGATATTAACGATCATCTTAAAGTTGGCGAAATGGTAGAAGTGAAAGTCATGAATGTAGAAGCAGACGGAAAGATTGGGCTTTCAATTCGTAAAGCGAAGCCACAACCAGAAGGCGGCACAGAACGACCACAACGACCACGCCCAAGCAACAATCGTTCATTTGATCGCGCTCCAAAAGAGAACTTTGAAACAAAAATGGCGAAGTTCTTGAAAGACAGCGAAGAAAACATGACGACCTTAAAGCGCGCGACTGAATCAAAACGTGGCGGCCGAGGGGCAAAAAGAGGCTAA